A stretch of the Oncorhynchus mykiss isolate Arlee chromosome 23, USDA_OmykA_1.1, whole genome shotgun sequence genome encodes the following:
- the LOC110502606 gene encoding 40S ribosomal protein S24 isoform X1 codes for MNDTVTVRTRKFMTNRLLQRKQMVVDVLHPGKATVPKTEIREKLAKMYKTTPDVVFVFGFRTQFGGGKTTGFAMVYDSLDYAKKNEPKHRLARHGLYEKKKSSRKQRKERKNRMKKVRGTKKASVGAAGKKKK; via the exons ATG AACGACACAGTGACAGTCAGAACCCGGAAGTTCATGACAAACCGGCTGCTTCAGAGGAAGCAAATG GTTGTCGATGTCCTCCATCCGGGCAAAGCCACAGTCCCCAAGACTGAGATCCGGGAGAAGCTGGCCAAAATGTACAAGACCACCCCTGACGTGGTGTTCGTCTTCGGCTTCAGGACCCAGTTTGGTGGCGGCAAGACGACGGGCTTCGCCATGGTCTACGACTCTCTCGACTACGCTAAGAAAAACGAGCCCAAGCACAGACTGGCCAGG CACGGTCTCTATGAGAAGAAGAAGTCCTCCAGAAAACAGCGCAAGGAACGCAAGAACAGAATGAAGAAAGTACGAGGCACCAAGAAAGCCAGTGTGGGCGCTGCTGGCAAAAAG AAG AAATGA
- the LOC110502606 gene encoding 40S ribosomal protein S24 isoform X2, translating to MNDTVTVRTRKFMTNRLLQRKQMVVDVLHPGKATVPKTEIREKLAKMYKTTPDVVFVFGFRTQFGGGKTTGFAMVYDSLDYAKKNEPKHRLARHGLYEKKKSSRKQRKERKNRMKKVRGTKKASVGAAGKKK from the exons ATG AACGACACAGTGACAGTCAGAACCCGGAAGTTCATGACAAACCGGCTGCTTCAGAGGAAGCAAATG GTTGTCGATGTCCTCCATCCGGGCAAAGCCACAGTCCCCAAGACTGAGATCCGGGAGAAGCTGGCCAAAATGTACAAGACCACCCCTGACGTGGTGTTCGTCTTCGGCTTCAGGACCCAGTTTGGTGGCGGCAAGACGACGGGCTTCGCCATGGTCTACGACTCTCTCGACTACGCTAAGAAAAACGAGCCCAAGCACAGACTGGCCAGG CACGGTCTCTATGAGAAGAAGAAGTCCTCCAGAAAACAGCGCAAGGAACGCAAGAACAGAATGAAGAAAGTACGAGGCACCAAGAAAGCCAGTGTGGGCGCTGCTGGCAAAAAG AAATGA
- the LOC110502606 gene encoding 40S ribosomal protein S24 isoform X4, with protein sequence MNDTVTVRTRKFMTNRLLQRKQMVVDVLHPGKATVPKTEIREKLAKMYKTTPDVVFVFGFRTQFGGGKTTGFAMVYDSLDYAKKNEPKHRLARHGLYEKKKSSRKQRKERKNRMKKVRGTKKASVGAAGKK encoded by the exons ATG AACGACACAGTGACAGTCAGAACCCGGAAGTTCATGACAAACCGGCTGCTTCAGAGGAAGCAAATG GTTGTCGATGTCCTCCATCCGGGCAAAGCCACAGTCCCCAAGACTGAGATCCGGGAGAAGCTGGCCAAAATGTACAAGACCACCCCTGACGTGGTGTTCGTCTTCGGCTTCAGGACCCAGTTTGGTGGCGGCAAGACGACGGGCTTCGCCATGGTCTACGACTCTCTCGACTACGCTAAGAAAAACGAGCCCAAGCACAGACTGGCCAGG CACGGTCTCTATGAGAAGAAGAAGTCCTCCAGAAAACAGCGCAAGGAACGCAAGAACAGAATGAAGAAAGTACGAGGCACCAAGAAAGCCAGTGTGGGCGCTGCTGGCAAAAAG TGA
- the LOC110502606 gene encoding 40S ribosomal protein S24 isoform X3, translated as MNDTVTVRTRKFMTNRLLQRKQMVVDVLHPGKATVPKTEIREKLAKMYKTTPDVVFVFGFRTQFGGGKTTGFAMVYDSLDYAKKNEPKHRLARHGLYEKKKSSRKQRKERKNRMKKVRGTKKASVGAAGKKK; from the exons ATG AACGACACAGTGACAGTCAGAACCCGGAAGTTCATGACAAACCGGCTGCTTCAGAGGAAGCAAATG GTTGTCGATGTCCTCCATCCGGGCAAAGCCACAGTCCCCAAGACTGAGATCCGGGAGAAGCTGGCCAAAATGTACAAGACCACCCCTGACGTGGTGTTCGTCTTCGGCTTCAGGACCCAGTTTGGTGGCGGCAAGACGACGGGCTTCGCCATGGTCTACGACTCTCTCGACTACGCTAAGAAAAACGAGCCCAAGCACAGACTGGCCAGG CACGGTCTCTATGAGAAGAAGAAGTCCTCCAGAAAACAGCGCAAGGAACGCAAGAACAGAATGAAGAAAGTACGAGGCACCAAGAAAGCCAGTGTGGGCGCTGCTGGCAAAAAG AAG TGA